One genomic window of Camelina sativa cultivar DH55 chromosome 5, Cs, whole genome shotgun sequence includes the following:
- the LOC104786634 gene encoding RNA-directed DNA methylation 4-like — MDAASESSSNPKNEVEEKPVIVRVKRKVGQSLLDAFWLEINESPLKRPTLDLSKLSISNSGSSVVEDVKPKKVLVQHLETVTDSKTTVDIIHSFFESDLNEKSCSRGNFEERRIAFKKDNRKEQLLNKAVQQQQIAAETARFQQIWRSRKGNKEGIPDRCHFFDVIRVDTEERRDNALEFTSLEDQKMLANFLPLLRECIPTAAEEIEADIHSSHTEEYVYDYYAVNEDMDIISEDSYKNQFPLVIVEDEEDFCDGPDESDYDSDDSNAEYHPRNDYAKEISEDEEEEEEKSEEASDESDEETAERHVRKVLGD, encoded by the exons ATGGATGCGGCCAGTGAAAGCTCTTCTAATCCAAAAAATGAGGTAGAAGAGAAGCCTGTGATTGTTAGAGTTAAGAGAAAAGTGGGGCAGTCTCTGCTCGATGCTTTCT GGTTGGAGATAAATGAAAGCCCACTCAAACGGCCGACTCTGGATTTATCAAAGCTATCTATTTCAAATTCAG GTTCTTCTGTGGTAGAGGACGTGAAACCAAAGAAGGTGCTAGTGCAGCATTTGGAGACAGTCACGGACTCTAAAACCACGGTTGACATTATCCACTCTTTCTTT GAGTCTGATCTTAATGAGAAAAGTTGCAGTAGAGGGAATTTTGAGGAGCGGAGAATTGCATTCAAGAAAGACAAT AGAAAAGAACAACTCCTGAACAAAGCTGTACAACAGCAACAG ATTGCTGCAGAGACTGCTCGGTTTCAGCAAATATGGCGGAGTAGGAAGGGAAACAAGGAAGGCATTCCTGATAGGTGTCATTTCTTTGATGTTATTCGTGTTGATACTGAAGAAAGACGAGACAATGCACTAGA GTTTACATCCTTGGAGGACCAGAAAATGCTTGCTAATTTCTTGCCTCTCCTTAGAGAGTGTATTCCAACAGCAGCTGAAGAGATTGAAGCTGATATACATTCTAGTCACACTGAAGAATACGTTTATGATTATTATGCTGTGAATGAAGACATGGATATCATCAGCGAAGATAGTTACAAGAACCAGTTTCCTCT TGTTATAGtcgaggatgaagaagacttCTGCGATGGACCTGATGAATCAGACTACGACTCTGATGATTCAAATG CTGAATATCATCCAAGGAACGATTACGCAAAAGAGATCTCTGAagacgaggaggaagaagaagaaaagagtgaagAAGCCTCTGATGAATCAGACGAAGAGACTGCAGAAAGACATGTGAGAAAAGTCCTTGGAGACTAA
- the LOC104786635 gene encoding protein LURP-one-related 7-like, producing MADLETPNYHPDLEDLRRIPVDLFASKKLPGLSSGDLGFADSSENLVFILRKSSSSLKSLLDSSGIALFSISRLHNGMWELHKGDVQKRKDLVLSMKRTSKRFSKTELEVSFAGESSEHLVIKGCPFQKSCTIYNQDSIVAQTSLMYKLRQIYVGRSKFRLTIFPGTIDHSLVVAMVAMFLQG from the exons ATGGCTGATTTGGAGACTCCTAATTATCATCCTGACCTTGAGGATCTCCGGCGTATACCAGTCGATCTCTTCGCTTCCAAGAAACTTCCCGGCCTTTCCTCCGGCGATCTCGGATTTGCCGATTCTTCCGAAAACCTCGTCTTTATCCTCCGcaaatcttcttcctctttgaaATCTCTCCTTGATTCCTCCGGAATTGCTCTTTTCTCCATCTCTCGTCTCCAT AATGGAATGTGGGAATTACATAAAGGAGATGTGCAAAAGCGTAAGGACTTGGTTTTATCGATGAAACGGACATCGAAAAGATTCAGCAAGACAGAGTTAGAGGTCTCTTTTGCTGGTGAATCTTCGGAACATCTTGTTATCAAAGGTTGCCCCTTCCAAAAATCTTGTACCATTTACAATCAAGACTCCATTGTTGCGCAG ACGAGTTTGATGTACAAGCTGAGACAGATTTACGTAGGGAGAAGCAAGTTCCGGCTAACGATATTTCCGGGAACCATCGATCATTCTCTAGTAGTCGCAATGGTAGCCATGTTTCTTCAAGGTTGA
- the LOC104786636 gene encoding U2 small nuclear ribonucleoprotein B'', translating into MLTADIPPNQSVYIQNLNEKIKKEELKRSIYCLFSQFGRILDVVALKTPKLRGQAWVTFSEVTAASNAVRQMQNFPFYDKPMRLQYAKAKADCITKAEGTFVAKDKKRKQEEKVERKREETQRPNMANGPSANNGVPPPSFQPSGQDAMPPNNLLFIQNLPHETTSIMLKLLFEQYPGFKEIRMTEAKPGIAFVEFEDDAQSNMAMQALQGFKINPHYPMVISFAKK; encoded by the exons ATGTTAACGGCAGATATCCCACCGAATCAGTCTGTCTACATCCAAAACCTCAACGAAAAGATCAAGAAAGAAG AATTGAAGAGATCTATTTACTGTTTGTTCTCTCAGTTTGGGAGGATACTTGATGTGGTTGCTTTGAAGACTCCTAAGCTCCGTGGACAAGCTTGGGTTACCTTTAGTGAAGTCACTGCTGCTAGTAATGCCGTTCGCCAGATGCAAAACTTCCCCTTCTATGATAAGCCTATG CGCTTACAATACGCAAAAGCAAAGGCAGATTGTATTACTAAAGCTGAAGGAACTTTCGTTGcaaaagataagaagaggaagcaagaagagaaag ttgAAAGAAAGCGTGAAGAAACCCAACGACCAAACATGGCTAATGGCCCAAGTGCCAATAACGGAGTCCCTCCG CCTTCGTTCCAGCCAAGTGGGCAAGATGCGATGCCACCAAACAACTTACTCTTCATTCAAAACCTCCCGCACGAGACAACAAGCATCATGCTTAAGCTTCTCTTCGAACAGTACCCTGGATTCAAAGAGATAAGAATGACCGAAGCAAAGCCAGGAATCGCCTTTGTAGAGTTTGAAGACGATGCTCAGTCTAACATGGCTATGCAAGCACTACAAGGTTTCAAAATCAATCCCCACTATCCAATGGTCATCTCTTTTGCCAAGAAATGA
- the LOC104786637 gene encoding probable WRKY transcription factor 25: MSSTSFTDLLASSGVDCYEDDEDLRVPGSSFGGYYPERTGSGLPKFKTAQPPPLPISPSSHNFTFSDFLDSPLLLSSSHSLISPTTGAFPFQGSNNLSEFPWQLQPQPQPSNASSALQETYGVQDHHQKKQELIPREIAIQNNNQSFGSDRQVKVPSYMVSRNSNDGYGWRKYGQKQVKKSENPRSYFKCTYPNCVSKKIVETASDGQITEIIYKGGHNHPKPEFTKRPSQSSLPSSVNGRRLFNPASVVSEPHDQSENSSISFDYSDLEQKSFKSEYGEIEDEDEQLDIKRMKREGEDEGMSIEVSRGVKEPRVVVQTISDIDILVDGFRWRKYGQKVVKGNTNPRSYYKCTYQGCGVRKQVERSAADDRAVLTTYEGRHNHDIPTALRRS; the protein is encoded by the exons ATGTCTTCGACTTCTTTCACCGACCTCCTTGCCTCTTCCGGCGTTGACTGTtacgaagatgatgaagactTGCGAGTTCCCGGGTCGAGTTTTGGTGGGTATTACCCGGAGAGAACTGGGTCGGGTTTACCCAAGTTTAAGACGGCTCAACCACCTCCTCTTCCGATTTCACCATCTTCTCATAACTTCACCTTTTCCGATTTCCTTGATTCTCCTCTCCTCCTCAGCTCCTCACAC AGTTTGATATCTCCAACAACAGGAGCGTTCCCATTTCAAGGCTCAAACAATCTCTCAGAGTTTCCATGGCAACTTCAACCGCAACCCCAACCATCAAACGCTTCTTCT gcTTTGCAAGAAACGTATGGTGTTCAAGATCACCACCAGAAGAAGCAGGAGCTGATTCCTCGTGAGATTGCAAtacaaaacaacaaccaaagtttTGGATCAGATCGTCAGGTAAAAGTACCATCATACATGGTGAGTAGGAACTCTAATGATGGTTATGGTTGGAGAAAGTACGGTCAGAAACAAGTGAAGAAGAGCGAGAACCCGAGGAGTTACTTCAAGTGTACGTATCCTAATTGTGTTTCCAAGAAGATTGTTGAGACTGCGTCTGATGGACAGATCACTGAGATCATCTATAAAGGTGGTCATAATCATCCTAAGCCTGAGTTCACCAAGAGACCATCACAATCTTCATTACCATCATCGGTTAATGGGAGGCGTTTATTTAATCCTGCTTCTGTTGTTAGTGAACCACATGATCAGTCAGAGAACTCTTCGATTTCGTTTGACTATAGTGATCTTGAGCAGAAAAGCTTTAAATCAGAATATGGTGAGATAGAGGATGAGGATGAACAACTTGATATTAAGAGAAT GAAAAGAGAAGGTGAAGATGAAGGCATGTCTATTGAAGTGAGCAGAGGAGTGAAAGAACCAAGAGTTGTGGTTCAAACAATAAGTGACATTGATATTCTTGTAGATGGCTTTAGATGGAGGAAGTATGGTCAAAAAGTTGTCAAGGGAAATACTAATCCAAG GAGCTACTACAAGTGCACATACCAAGGTTGTGGAGTGAGGAAGCAAGTGGAAAGATCCGCAGCTGACGATAGAGCGGTTCTCACTACCTATGAAGGAAGACACAATCATGATATCCCAACCGCGCTACGTCGCTcataa
- the LOC104789177 gene encoding cation/H(+) symporter 13-like — protein sequence MELLTFGRDEANSSYWGEVHGPFMKEELVCQAQNMMTSRGIFMNNDPLKFAMPLLMLQMSVIIVTSRLIFRVLQPLKQGMITAQVLTGVVLGPSFLGHNVTYMNMFLPAEGKIIIQTLSNVGFVIHLFLLGLKIDGSIIRKAGSKAILIGTASYAFPFSLGSLTVMFFSKTMGLPNAVVSCTSSAISLSSMTSFPVTTTVLAELNILNSELGRLATHCSMVCEVCSWFVALAFNIYTRERTMNSFCALLMILLLLLVIHFLFRPLIVWLTERKTKSTNNKDVVPFYPVLFLLSVASLSGEAMGVHAAFGAFWFGVSLPDGPPLGTELAAKLEIFASNLFLPCFIAISGLQTNFFEITESHEHHVVMVEVILLITYGCKFLGTAAASAYCNTQIGDALCLALLMCCQGIIEVYTTIVWKDAQVVDTECFNLVIITLLVVTGISRFLVVYLYDPSKRYKSKSKRTILNTRQHNLQLRLLLGLYNVENVPSMVNLLEATYPTRFNPISFFTLHLVELKGRAHAVLTPHHQMNKLDPNTAQSTHIVNAFQRFEQKYQGALMAQHFTAAAPYSSINNDVCTLALDKKATLIVIPFHKQYAIDGTVGQVNGPVRSINLNVLEAAPCSVAIFIDRGETEGRRSVLMTNTWQNVAVLFIGGKDDAEALALSMRMAEKPDLNVTMIHFRHKSSLHDEDYSDMSEYNLISDFKSHAANKGKVHYVEEIVRDGVETTQAISSLGDAYDMVLVGRDHDLESSVLYGLTDWSECPELGVIGDMLTSPDFHFSVLVVHQQQGDSLAMDESYKLPKVEHHQKIGDTVMQPRFSAEEGFTTIDLGKL from the exons ATGGAGTTGTTGACGTTCGGCAGAGATGAGGCCAACTCGTCGTATTGGGGTGAAGTGCACGGTCCATTCATGAAGGAAGAGCTTGTGTGCCAAGCACAAAACATGATGACCTCAAGAGGCATTTTCATGAACAATGACCCTCTCAAATTCGCAATGCCTCTTCTCATGCTACAAATGTCAGTCATCATCGTTACCTCTAGGCTTATCTTCCGCGTCCTTCAACCTTTAAAACAAGGAATGATCACTGCTCAAGTCTTG ACAGGTGTTGTTTTAGGACCGTCTTTTCTAGGACATAATGTAACATACATGAACATGTTTCTTCCCGCTGAAGGCAAGATCATAATACAAACGCTTTCAAACGTCGGTTTCGTCATCCATCTCTTTCTACTCGGGCTCAAAATTGATGGGAGTATTATCAGAAAAGCTGGTTCTAAAGCCATCCTCATCGGTACAGCCTCTTACGCCTTCCCTTTCTCCCTTGGCAGCCTCACGGTTATGTTCTTTAGTAAAACTATGGGACTTCCCAACGCTGTAGTTAGCTGTACAAGCAGCGCCATCTCCTTGAGCTCGATGACTTCATTCCCGGTTACAACAACGGTCTTAGCGGAACTTAACATCCTTAACTCCGAGTTAGGACGGTTAGCCACCCACTGCTCAATGGTCTGCGAAGTTTGTAGCTGGTTCGTCGCTCTCGCGTTTAATATCTACACGCGTGAGCGGACAATGAATAGCTTTTGTGCGCTTTTgatgatccttcttcttcttctggtgatTCATTTCCTCTTTAGACCTTTGATAGTATGGCTCACCGAGAGGAAAACCAAATCAACGAATAATAAAGACGTAGTCCCGTTCTACCCGGTCCTCTTTCTTTTATCTGTGGCTAGCCTTAGCGGAGAGGCTATGGGGGTCCATGCTGCGTTTGGAGCGTTTTGGTTTGGTGTTTCTCTCCCTGATGGTCCGCCTTTAGGCACGGAACTTGCTGCCAAACTCGAGATATTTGCTTCGAATTTGTTCCTCCCATGTTTCATCGCTATTAGTGGGTTGCAAACTAATTTCTTTGAGATCACAGAGAGCCATGAGCACCATGTGGTAATGGTTGAGGTCATTCTCTTGATCACTTACGGATGCAAGTTCCTTGGTACCGCGGCTGCCTCTGCCTACTGCAACACGCAGATCGGAGACGCGCTTTGTTTGGCCTTGTTGATGTGTTGTCAAGGTATCATCGAAGTCTACACTACTATCGTCTGGAAAGACGCTCAG GTTGTTGACACAGAATGCTTTAATCTGGTGATCATCACGCTATTGGTGGTAACCGGGATATCGCGGTTCCTCGTTGTGTACCTCTACGACCCTTCAAAACgttacaaaagcaaaagcaaacgAACAATCCTCAACACAAGACAACACAATCTTCAGCTCCGTCTTCTCCTTGGCCTCTACAATGTTGAAAACGTCCCTTCCATGGTTAATCTTCTAGAAGCTACTTACCCGACACGGTTCAACCCGATCTCATTCTTCACGTTGCACCTGGTCGAGCTTAAAGGTCGAGCACACGCAGTTCTCACGCCGCACCACCAGATGAACAAACTTGACCCTAACACGGCTCAGTCCACACACATCGTAAACGCCTTCCAGCGTTTCGAGCAAAAGTACCAG GGAGCACTCATGGCGCAACACTTTACCGCAGCAGCGCCTTATTCGAGCATAAACAACGACGTATGCACGCTCGCACTCGACAAGAAGGCGACGTTAATCGTGATTCCGTTCCACAAGCAGTACGCAATTGACGGGACAGTCGGACAAGTCAACGGGCCCGTCCGCAGCATAAACCTTAACGTGTTGGAAGCTGCACCTTGTTCAGTCGCAATATTCATAGACCGAGGAGAGACTGAGGGACGTCGCTCTGTCTTGATGACTAATACGTGGCAAAACGTGGCGGTGCTCTTCATCGGAGGCAAGGATGACGCGGAGGCGCTTGCGTTATCCATGAGGATGGCTGAAAAGCCTGATCTTAACGTCACTATGATACATTTCCGTCACAAGAGCTCTCTTCACGATGAGGATTACAGCGACATGTCCGAGTACAATCTCATAAGCGATTTTAAGAGCCACGCAGCGAATAAAGGGAAAGTTCACTACGTAGAAGAGATAGTAAGAGATGGTGTGGAGACGACGCAAGCGATTAGCTCACTGGGAGATGCCTATGACATGGTATTAGTTGGCCGAGACCACGACCTAGAGTCTTCAGTCTTGTATGGACTCACGGACTGGAGTGAGTGTCCTGAGTTAGGTGTGATAGGAGATATGTTGACGTCGCCGGATTTTCATTTCTCAGTGCTTGTTGTTCATCAGCAGCAAGGAGACTCATTGGCCATGGACGAAAGTTATAAATTGCCTAAGGTCGAGCATCATCAGAAGATTGGTGATACGGTAATGCAACCACGTTTCTCTGCTGAAGAAGGTTTCACTACCATTGATCTCGGTAAACTTTAG